In Brienomyrus brachyistius isolate T26 chromosome 3, BBRACH_0.4, whole genome shotgun sequence, the following proteins share a genomic window:
- the mrpl57 gene encoding ribosomal protein 63, mitochondrial, with product MFLTLALFRKGIPGKQWIGKYRRPRHVTWQMKRNMIARLEQEAENEYWLSRPFMTREQEYRHAAERRLQNWLNFKEATAGKLPEHRFIVEHLGHLNTTKKWSNQ from the coding sequence ATGTTCCTCACATTGGCGTTGTTCCGGAAGGGCATACCGGGAAAGCAGTGGATTGGGAAGTACCGGCGTCCGCGGCACGTCACCTGGCAGATGAAGCGCAACATGATCGCACGACTGGAGCAGGAGGCGGAGAATGAGTACTGGCTGAGCCGCCCGTTCATGACCCGCGAACAGGAGTACCGTCATGCGGCCGAGCGCCGCCTGCAGAACTGGCTGAACTTCAAGGAGGCCACAGCTGGCAAACTTCCTGAACACAGGTTCATTGTGGAGCACTTAGGCCACCTCAATACCACGAAGAAGTGGTCCAATCAGTAA